In Silurus meridionalis isolate SWU-2019-XX chromosome 29, ASM1480568v1, whole genome shotgun sequence, one DNA window encodes the following:
- the mgat1b gene encoding alpha-1,3-mannosyl-glycoprotein 2-beta-N-acetylglucosaminyltransferase b isoform X1 produces the protein MNKAFASIRSVLWCHWAMVRKKGSLILCGAVLFVAWNALLLLFLWGRPPIGRLGDGGGAEPGAGEEWQAGKGKRGGANSLAGEVIRLAEEVESELETQKKLLKQIQSHRSLWEQSKDFRKKEAEDIKEKKDESKEPQPLPQLPTVAGNEMIEQNKQVPVITNTPPDTKQDKESDSDKPMDKNNVDLTNPSPQTVIPILVIACDRVTVKRSLDKLIQYRPSVELYPIIVSQDCGHADTARVIGSYGSQVTHISQPDLSNIPVRPDHRKFQGYYKIARHYRWALNQVFHTFGYSTVVIVEDDLEVAADFFEYFRALYPILLSDPTLWCISAWNDNGRDGLVDPGKPDLLYRTDFFPGLGWMLMKEVWAELEPKWPKAFWDDWMRHPEQRKERSCIRPEISRTMTFGRKGVSLGQFFDQYLRYIKLNTEFVPFTKRDLSYLVREHYDKDFDKEVYSAPLVKVEELQPGGSLQGLGPFRVQYSSRDSFKVLARNLGVMDDLKSGVPRAGYRGVVSFVSRGRRIYLAPPEGWTKYDTSWS, from the exons ATGAATAAAG CTTTTGCCTCCATCCGGTCTGTCCTTTGGTGCCACTGGGCCATGGTTCGTAAGAAAGGCTCCCTTATCTTATGCGGCGCGGTTCTGTTCGTCGCCTGGAATGCCTTGTTGCTTCTGTTCCTCTGGGGAAGGCCACCCATCGGTCGGCTCGGAGACGGAGGTGGGGCTGAACCGGGCGCCGGCGAAGAATGGCAAGCGGGGAAAGGGAAGCGAGGCGGAGCCAACAGCCTGGCGGGGGAAGTGATCCGATTGGCAGAAGAGGTGGAATCGGAATTGGAGACTCAAAAGAAACTCCTGAAACAGATACAGAGCCACAGGTCATTGTGGGAACAAAGTAAAGACTTTAGGAAAAAAGAGGCTGAGGAcataaaggagaaaaaagacGAATCTAAGGAACCGCAGCCATTGCCCCAGTTACCCACGGTGGCAGGAAATGAAATGATTGAACAAAATAAGCAGGTTCCTGTTATCACAAACACTCCACCAGACACAAAGCAGGACAAGGAGTCAGACAGTGATAAACCGATGGACAAAAATAACGTAGACCTCACAAATCCTAGTCCTCAAACTGTCATTCCGATCTTGGTCATTGCTTGTGACAGGGTGACGGTGAAAAGAAGTTTGGACAAGCTGATACAGTACCGGCCTTCAGTCGAGCTCTATCCAATCATCGTGAGCCAGGACTGCGGTCACGCCGACACAGCCCGGGTTATCGGCTCATACGGCAGTCAGGTGACCCACATCAGCCAACCAGATCTCTCGAACATTCCCGTGCGGCCCGATCACAGAAAGTTCCAGGGTTACTATAAGATCGCCAGACATTACCGCTGGGCCCTGAATCAAGTGTTTCACACGTTCGGTTACTCAACCGTGGTCATCGTCGAGGACGACTTGGAG GTGGCGGCAGACTTTTTCGAGTATTTCCGTGCCCTTTATCCGATCCTGCTCTCCGACCCGACGCTGTGGTGCATCTCGGCCTGGAACGATAACGGCCGCGACGGCTTGGTGGACCCTGGCAAGCCTGACCTCTTATACCGGACAGATTTCTTTCCAGGACTGGGATGGATGctgatgaaggaggtgtgggCGGAGCTGGAACCCAAGTGGCCCAAAGCATTCTGGGACGACTGGATGCGTCACCCAGAGCAAAGGAAAGAGCGTTCCTGCATCCGGCCCGAGATCTCCAGGACTATGACGTTTGGCCGCAAAGGAGTCAGTTTGGGTCAGTTTTTCGACCAGTACCTGCGCTACATCAAACTCAACACTGAATTTGTGCCTTTCACTAAACGGGATTTGTCTTATTTGGTCAGAGAACACTACGATAAAGACTTCGATAAAGAAGTGTACAGTGCTCCTTTGGTGAAAGTGGAAGAACTGCAGCCAGGTGGCAGTTTGCAGGGTTTAGGACCGTTCAGGGTGCAATATTCTAGCAGAGACAGTTTCAAAGTGTTAGCCCGGAACCTGGGCGTGATGGACGACTTAAAATCTGGCGTCCCGCGGGCTGGTTACAGGGGCGTGGTCAGCTTTGTCTCCCGTGGACGAAGGATTTATCTGGCGCCCCCAGAAGGCTGGACAAAATATGATACGAGTTGGAGCTGA
- the mgat1b gene encoding alpha-1,3-mannosyl-glycoprotein 2-beta-N-acetylglucosaminyltransferase b isoform X2 gives MVRKKGSLILCGAVLFVAWNALLLLFLWGRPPIGRLGDGGGAEPGAGEEWQAGKGKRGGANSLAGEVIRLAEEVESELETQKKLLKQIQSHRSLWEQSKDFRKKEAEDIKEKKDESKEPQPLPQLPTVAGNEMIEQNKQVPVITNTPPDTKQDKESDSDKPMDKNNVDLTNPSPQTVIPILVIACDRVTVKRSLDKLIQYRPSVELYPIIVSQDCGHADTARVIGSYGSQVTHISQPDLSNIPVRPDHRKFQGYYKIARHYRWALNQVFHTFGYSTVVIVEDDLEVAADFFEYFRALYPILLSDPTLWCISAWNDNGRDGLVDPGKPDLLYRTDFFPGLGWMLMKEVWAELEPKWPKAFWDDWMRHPEQRKERSCIRPEISRTMTFGRKGVSLGQFFDQYLRYIKLNTEFVPFTKRDLSYLVREHYDKDFDKEVYSAPLVKVEELQPGGSLQGLGPFRVQYSSRDSFKVLARNLGVMDDLKSGVPRAGYRGVVSFVSRGRRIYLAPPEGWTKYDTSWS, from the exons ATGGTTCGTAAGAAAGGCTCCCTTATCTTATGCGGCGCGGTTCTGTTCGTCGCCTGGAATGCCTTGTTGCTTCTGTTCCTCTGGGGAAGGCCACCCATCGGTCGGCTCGGAGACGGAGGTGGGGCTGAACCGGGCGCCGGCGAAGAATGGCAAGCGGGGAAAGGGAAGCGAGGCGGAGCCAACAGCCTGGCGGGGGAAGTGATCCGATTGGCAGAAGAGGTGGAATCGGAATTGGAGACTCAAAAGAAACTCCTGAAACAGATACAGAGCCACAGGTCATTGTGGGAACAAAGTAAAGACTTTAGGAAAAAAGAGGCTGAGGAcataaaggagaaaaaagacGAATCTAAGGAACCGCAGCCATTGCCCCAGTTACCCACGGTGGCAGGAAATGAAATGATTGAACAAAATAAGCAGGTTCCTGTTATCACAAACACTCCACCAGACACAAAGCAGGACAAGGAGTCAGACAGTGATAAACCGATGGACAAAAATAACGTAGACCTCACAAATCCTAGTCCTCAAACTGTCATTCCGATCTTGGTCATTGCTTGTGACAGGGTGACGGTGAAAAGAAGTTTGGACAAGCTGATACAGTACCGGCCTTCAGTCGAGCTCTATCCAATCATCGTGAGCCAGGACTGCGGTCACGCCGACACAGCCCGGGTTATCGGCTCATACGGCAGTCAGGTGACCCACATCAGCCAACCAGATCTCTCGAACATTCCCGTGCGGCCCGATCACAGAAAGTTCCAGGGTTACTATAAGATCGCCAGACATTACCGCTGGGCCCTGAATCAAGTGTTTCACACGTTCGGTTACTCAACCGTGGTCATCGTCGAGGACGACTTGGAG GTGGCGGCAGACTTTTTCGAGTATTTCCGTGCCCTTTATCCGATCCTGCTCTCCGACCCGACGCTGTGGTGCATCTCGGCCTGGAACGATAACGGCCGCGACGGCTTGGTGGACCCTGGCAAGCCTGACCTCTTATACCGGACAGATTTCTTTCCAGGACTGGGATGGATGctgatgaaggaggtgtgggCGGAGCTGGAACCCAAGTGGCCCAAAGCATTCTGGGACGACTGGATGCGTCACCCAGAGCAAAGGAAAGAGCGTTCCTGCATCCGGCCCGAGATCTCCAGGACTATGACGTTTGGCCGCAAAGGAGTCAGTTTGGGTCAGTTTTTCGACCAGTACCTGCGCTACATCAAACTCAACACTGAATTTGTGCCTTTCACTAAACGGGATTTGTCTTATTTGGTCAGAGAACACTACGATAAAGACTTCGATAAAGAAGTGTACAGTGCTCCTTTGGTGAAAGTGGAAGAACTGCAGCCAGGTGGCAGTTTGCAGGGTTTAGGACCGTTCAGGGTGCAATATTCTAGCAGAGACAGTTTCAAAGTGTTAGCCCGGAACCTGGGCGTGATGGACGACTTAAAATCTGGCGTCCCGCGGGCTGGTTACAGGGGCGTGGTCAGCTTTGTCTCCCGTGGACGAAGGATTTATCTGGCGCCCCCAGAAGGCTGGACAAAATATGATACGAGTTGGAGCTGA